A stretch of Besnoitia besnoiti strain Bb-Ger1 chromosome V, whole genome shotgun sequence DNA encodes these proteins:
- a CDS encoding putative eukaryotic translation initiation factor (encoded by transcript BESB_062610), producing MVRIDKDDLPTEEQDLFEFLSEDSDDGEDDAEQAEGRLKEKLSQIEPLLQMDYTFPSTIVLVGVPKVGKDKHEKLRLVLDKKMVEELSKKGAESVNEGLSISMPVNEETGMTKGYCFVTFSNQFNAQHAAHHLNGWALDAKHTFRAALLDDFDEIVGRGANYRPPIKLLGFTRENFRWWLLDPRGREQFVIRYADETEIYWHDPIERDCSVLVYNGHRERADGKRVWTDFRVQWSSQGSFLATFHRPGIALWAGENFEKKVRFEHKDVKQIEFSPNETYVITWDGSPSQLRNEKAVRIWKVMTGELLRQFPTPAHSPRGGEYPHFFFSHDDRYVARMGEKELCVYQMECDDEPETADGEKTDEKARKGQDRQAVRLLRDPKDGKLSSLKYPLEKFEWSPTENIISVWIKGSEDAPGRLLLVEIPSRRELSSKNVYNVKGASMHWQSKGDFLCLRTAVFKKTGKKGRKEFTQLEIFRMREKDIPVDNVQLNDVAVQLHWEEGYSKRFALVVHDEQTSNQALRFYRVCDASEDGKRDTLLIYSFDISGYMNYMKWSPFGSYFILASLGLDGTLLFCCLNEQDTVQVLHMDEHFMVNEVRWSACGRYLSTAVVLPMLPSSSTASFRLGSNTGYNIWTFQGKLQYKCQKDQFYQFLWRPHPPSLLKKEKIEEIKKKMKDYSKRYEAEDEKLRLEQRSAFIRQRKEEMDEFTKVLDQLNQWKVEHEQYDEWQLAYATFDAQFDWEDKEEIIEEELEVKEEIIT from the exons ATGGTTCGCATCGATAAGGACGACCTCCCAA CGGAGGAGCAGGACTTGTTTGAGTTCCTGTCTgaagacagcgacgacggcgaagatgACGCTGAACAGGCTGAGGGGCGGCTCAAGGAGAAGCTCTCCCAGATCGAGCCCCTCCTGCAGATGGACTACACCTTCCCCTCCACGATCGTCCTCGTCGGTGTGCCGAAG GTCGGAAAGGACAAACACGAGAAGCTGCGTCTCGTTCTCGACAAGAAGATGGTTGAGGAGCTCTCCAAgaagggcgcagagagcgtcAACGAGGGCCTCTCCATCTCGATGCCTGTCAACGAAGAGACCG GAATGACGAAGGGGTACTGCTTCGTGACTTTCAGCAACCAGTTCAACGCACAGCACGCCGCCCATCACCTGAACGGTTGGGCGCTCGACGCCAAGCACACATTCCGC GCGGCACTGCTGGACGACTTCGACGAGATCGtgggccgcggcgcgaacTACCGCCCGCCCATCAAGTTGCTCGGCTTCACCCGCGAGAACTTCCGCTGGTGGCTTCTCGACCCGCGTGGCCGCGAACAGTTCGTCATCCGCTATGCT gACGAGACAGAGATCTACTGGCACGATCCCATCGAGCGCGACTGTAGCGTGCTGGTGTATAACGGccaccgcgagcgcgccgacggcaAGCGCGTGTGGACGGACTTCCGCGTTCAGTGGTCTTCTCAGGGCTCCTTCCTCGCCACCTTCCACCGACCTG gaATCGCGCTGTGGGCCGGCGAGAACTTCGAGAAGAAGGTTCGCTTTGAGCACAAAGACGTCAAACAG ATCGAGTTCTCTCCCAACGAGACCTACGTCATCACCTGGGACGGCAGCCCCAGTCAGCTCCGCAACGAGAAGGCCGTGCGCATCTGGAAGGTCATGACTG gcgagctgctgcgtcaGTTCCCCACGCCGGCGCACTCTCCGCGAGGCGGTGAGTATCCGcacttcttcttctcccacGATGACCGTTACGTTGCGCGCATGGGTGAGAAAGAGCTCTGCGTCTACCAGATGGAGTGCGACGACGAGCCCGAGaccgccgacggcgaaaaGACTGACGAGAAAGCGAGAAAGGGCCAG GACCGGCAGGCcgtgcgtcttctccgcgacCCGAAGGACGGCAAGCTGTCTTCGCTGAAGTATCCTCTCGAGAAGTTCGAGTGGTCGCCGACGGAAAACATCATCTCCGTCTGGATCAAGGGATCCGAGGACGCGCCAG GTCGTCTGCTGTTGGTTGAGATCCCCAGCCGTCGCGAGTTAAGCAGCAAGAACGTGTATAACGTGAAGGGCGCCTCCATGCATTGGCAATCGAAGGGTGACTTCCTTTGCCTTCGC ACCGCTGTGTTCAAGAAGACCGGCAAGAAGGGCCGCAAGGAGTTCACGCAGTTGGAGATCTTCCGCATGAGGGAGAAGGATATCCCCGTCGACAACGTGCAGCTCAACGACGTCGCTGTGCAGCTCCACTGGGAGGAGGGCTACA GCAAAAGATTTGCGCTTGTTGTCCACGACGAGCAGACGAGCAACCAGGCTCTCCGCTTCTACCGTGTGTGTGACGCCAGCGAAG ACGGCAAGAGAGACACGTTGCTGATCTATTCGTTCGACATCAGCGGCTACATGAACTACATGAAGTGGTCGCCCTTCGGCTCCTACTTCATCCTTGCCTCCCTGGGTTTGGACGGAactcttctcttctgctgcctcAACGAGCAGGACACTGTGCAG GTCCTTCACATGGATGAGCACTTCATGGTCAACGAAGTGAGGTGGTCAGCCTGCGGTCGCTACCTCAGCACCGCTGTCGTGCTGCCGATGCtgcccagcagcagcaccgcctccttccgcctcgGTTCCAACACAG GTTACAACATTTGGACGTTCCAGGGCAAGCTGCAGTATAAGTGCCAGAAGGATCAGTTCTACCAGTTCCTGTGGAGACCACACCCTCCGTCGCTcctgaagaaggagaagatcGAGGAAATCAAGAAGAAAATGAAGGACTACAG CAAGCGCTACGAAGCCGAGGATGAGAAGCTGCGGCTGGAACAGCGCTCTGCCTTTATCCGCCAAAGAAAGGAGGAGATGGATGAGTTCACCAAGGTCCTCGACCAGCTCAACCAGTGGAAGGTCGAGCAC GAGCAGTACGACGAGTGGCAGCTCGCGTATGCGACGTTCGACGCGCAGTTCGACTGGGAAGACAAGGAAGAAATTATTGAAGAGGAACTCGAGGTCAAGGAGGAGATCATCACATaa
- a CDS encoding stress responsive a/b barrel domain-containing protein (encoded by transcript BESB_062600), with translation MAYGLRHIVCFRFTPSMTAEMKEQFIQEGRQLRSLISELDFLIDIRTSVTEDRTKGYTHFLYSEFHNKEQLDAYQVHPKHKEFVAKFKPHFEEVMAFDLPM, from the coding sequence ATGGCTTATGGCTTGCGTCATATCGTTTGCTTCAGGTTCACACCGTCGATGACGGCCGAGATGAAGGAGCAGTTCATCCAGGAAGGCCGTCAGCTGAGGTCGCTCATTTCGGAGCTTGACTTCCTCATCGATATCCGTACGTCAGTGACAGAAGACCGGACGAAGGGCTATACGCACTTTCTGTACTCCGAGTTCCACAACAAGGAACAGCTCGACGCGTACCAGGTCCATCCGAAGCATAAGGAATTTGTCGCGAAGTTCAAGCCCCACTTTGAAGAAGTGATGGCATTTGATCTTCCGATGTGA
- a CDS encoding hypothetical protein (encoded by transcript BESB_062630) produces MPPFPLPVSHFLCFVLVLSRLSTSSGLRTLAECVGPLRTASGCDPGVQQPRAAPVPSLSRARPLGGWGVPRANSRFGLSRSTPLRCEVISEGQEAHAWRSHACRQPSRAGQPNESDSQRELWKAEDSDDGWRRGEAMPSEGARGLDSNANGFTGGQHSAFLSSPPTGSLNAVSLTSSSRATFLSTQVLRSSPSRFSSSCSFGLPPFPVSRAATPFAPGFFSIPVYSASSCAHVCALPLSCSFAHAAGSSLHRGDWLTAGSPAHRRVTSGAQFGASEGPGLPLPQLPPSCLLRRCLASSRASTGGDAEHARLLKNFQQEFAQLQSLLPSSLPPQRPGTSPGAPAEGGAVGAAEAATGAACAASAASGASGGLPSLQDLVARVQREGGVPKLAPKVQKELEDVIDGLCKDTDVSNDNLVRRLTSLVKSGAFGKTLQGVYEAEERAQDEAEEAQRVREAADGFNPRDLASALRKATADPAARKVAQAIMSAGNAPTPAGEGPQSASAAAEGGGAQRSDASAESRRDAEDQRLREASNNFSREAPEKGAESIKSEGDLFDIIRGSTKQYLEQLNMKPVPPGQSRLDDKTVIHWKEETDILQVWIPLPPDYIRESISVSTARARLRVSCRVRGTTQGVGQPTEDDVVIVDRQMKGYMVSADTHWTIASYPLKPRTGEATAAETQQHFLHAVGPKRGDSRRIWGDLFGEPPSREEWMLHNDERFTELDGTKPPPPHVLKHVPELEQPEVKQFIEAFHKMGEEADDSKE; encoded by the exons ATGCCGCCGTTTCCTCTCCCCGTTTCTCACTTCCTCTGTTTTGTTCTGGTTCTGTCTCGGCTGAGCACGTCCTCTGGCCTCCGCACTCTTGCCGAGTGCGTCGGGCCTCTTCGGACTGCCTCAGGCTGCGACCCCGGCGTTCAGCAGCCACGGGCGGCGCCTGTTCCTTCGCTGAGTCGGGCGAGGCCGTTGGGAGGATGGGGCGTCCCGCGCGCGAACTCTCGCTTCGGTCTCTCCCGCAGTACGCCGTTGCGTTGCGAAGTGATCTCTGAAGGTCAAGAAGCACATGCCTGGCGatcgcatgcatgcagacagCCAAGCCGAGCGGGGCAACCCAACGAAAGCGACTCACAGAGAGAGCTCTGGAAGGCTGAAGACAGCGATGACGgctggcggagaggcgaggcgatgCCCTCTGAGGGGGCGCGAGGGTTAGATTCCAACGCGAACGGCTTTACGGGAGGCCAGCACAGTGCGTTCCTCTCCAGCCCGCCTACGGGAAGCCTGAATGCAGTCAGTCTGACCAGCAGTTCGCGGGCAACGTTCTTATCCACTCAGGTGCTTCGCTCGTCCCCTTCCcggttttcgtcttcttgctcTTTTGGACTGCCACCTTTTCCTGTCAGCCGGGCTGCGACTCCTTTTGCGCCGGGTTTTTTCAGTATTCCGGTCTAttctgcgtcgtcctgcgCGCACGTCTGCGCCTTACCTCTCTCTTGCTCCTTCGCCCACGCTGCGGGTTCGTCTCTGCACCGCGGAGACTGGCTCACAGCAGGCTCGCCTGCTCACCGGCGCGTGACCTCTGGCGCTCAGTTTGGCGCCTCAGAAGGGCCTGGGCTTCCGCTCCCACAACTGCCTCCTTCGTGTCTCCTGCGTCGTTGCCTCGCGTCAAGTCGAGCGAgcaccggcggcgacgcggagcacgcgcgcctgctgaagAACTTCCAGCAGGAATTCGCTCAGCTGCAGAGTCTCTTGccgtcctcgctgcctccgcagcgcccagGCACCTCTcctggcgcgcccgccgagggTGGCGCGgtaggcgcggcggaggcagcaacgggcgcggcgtgcgcggcgagcgcggcgtcgggggCCTCTGGGGGTCTGCCGAGTCTCCAGGACCTCGTGGCTCGTgtgcagcgcgagggcggcgttcCCAAGCTTGCCCCAAAGGTGCAGAAAGAGCTCGAAGATGTCATTGACGGCCTCTGCAAGGACACAGACGTTTCGAACGACAACTTGGTCCGC CGGCTGACTTCCCTGGTCAAGTCTGGCGCTTTCGGCAAGACGCTGCAGGGCGTCTACGAGGCTGAGGAG AGGGCGCaggacgaggcagaggaggcgcagcgagtcCGTGAAGCGGCGGACGGCTTCAATCCGCGCGACCTCGCCAGTGCGCTGCGGAAAGCGACCGCCgatccggcggcgcgcaaagTCGCACAGGCGATCATGTCCGCTGGGAATGCGCCCacgccggcgggcgagggccCGCAGagtgcctctgccgccgccgagggcggcggagcccagAGGTCTGACGCCTCTGCtgagagccgcagagacgcggaggaccaacgcctgcgagaggccTCGAATAACTTTTCTCGTGAGGCGCCGGAGAAGGGCGCCGAGAGCATCaagagcgagggcgacctCTTCGACATCATACGGGGCAGCACCAAGCAATACCTTGAG caATTGAATATGAAACCGGTGCCTCCCGGCCAGAGTCGACTCGACGACAAGACCGT GATTCACTGGAAAGAAGAAACGGATATTCTCCAGGTGTGGATTCCTCTGCCGCCAG ATTACATCCGTGAGAGCATCAGCGTGTccacggcgcgggcgcgactTCGAGTCTCGTGTCGCGTGAGAGGAACGACGCAAGGAGTGGGGCAGCCGACGGAAGATGACGTCGTTATCGTAGATCGTCAG ATGAAGGGTTATATGGTGAGCGCCGATACCCACTGGACGATCGCGTCGTATCCGCTTAAGCCCCGAACGGGGGAGGCAaccgcggcagagacgcagcagcattTTTTGCACGCCGTAGGGCCCAAACGAGGAGACTCACGCAGAATATGGGGCGATCTGTTCGGTGAGCCGCCCAGCAGGGAGGAATGGATGCTTCACAACGATGAGAGATTCACGGAGCTCGACGGCACGAAGCCTCCGCCCCCTCACGTCCTGAAGCACGTTCCCGAGCTGGAGCAACCCGAGGTCAAGCAATTTATCGAGGCGTTCCACAAGATGGGGGAAGAGGCGGACGATTCGAAGGAATAG
- a CDS encoding hypothetical protein (encoded by transcript BESB_062620), whose protein sequence is MDAIVAEASAALPDVPTIARAALAAGQAPGAQNPPQHGPSAGVRGQDEDDEDVALARQIRKAGVSTPRVQEKLFTIEGKDVAVICVTFSDKFFITISDNGKMAAMIQGSAGFEEQRADFGVRFIFGDRHREYFLVYARELLAIISARTKKELLLAISVSVDRPSFFRAVMDGIRANFQFV, encoded by the exons ATGGATGCGATTGTGGCTGAAGCGAGCGCAGCGCTTCCCGATGTCCCGACCATCGCAAGAGCCGCACTTGCTGCGGGACAAGCCCCCGGGGCACAGAATCCGCCCCAGCACGGACCGTCAGCTGGCGTTCGGGGGCAAGATGAAGATGATGAGGACGTCGCTCTCGCAAGACAAATAAGGAAGGCGGGTGTCAGTACACCTCGCGTGCAGGAGAAACTTTTTACCATCGAAGGGAAGGACGTTGCTGTCATATGCGTCACGTTTTCCGATAAATTCTTTATAACAATTTCGGATAACGGAAAAATGGCGGCAATG ATTCAAGGCTCTGCAGGCTTTGAAGAACAACGTGCAGACTTTGGAGTCAGGTTTATATTTGGGGACAG GCATCGAGAATACTTTCTTGTGTACGCCAGAGAGCTTCTGGCGATAATTTCCGCTCGAACGAAGAAAGAGCTCCTCCTGGCGATATCTGTCAGC GTCGATCGGCCGTCCTTCTTTAGAGCCGTTATGGATGGCATTCGCGCGAACTTCCAGTTTGTTTAA